From the genome of Corallococcus macrosporus DSM 14697:
CACAGGAAGGAGATTCCCGCGCCGACGATGGCCGCGCAGAACACCGCCAGCTCCGCGCCGCCCGGCACCTGGAGCACGCCCAGGTACTGGTACAGCGGCGTGGCCACCAGCCTGGACACGCCGTCCACCGTCTCCGAGTCCGCGATGCTCAGCGTGGTGCCCGCCACGTAGCAGAGCACCGCGAAGGTGATGGCGGACACGATGGTGGGGACGATGGCCAGGCCGTCCAGGCCGTCCGTGAGGTTCACCGCGTTGGACGTGCCCACGACGACAATCCATGCGAAGACGACGTAGAACCAGCCCAGGTCCGGGTTGAACCAGCGCGTGGGGATGAAGGGCAGCGTCAGCCGGGTGTTGATGAGCAGCGTGGGCCCGAAGGAGCCGTCCGGCAGCGTCCACGTCGTCAGCAGGCCGAACACGGCGACCAGGAAGAAGCAGGTCTGCAGCACCATCTTCTTGCGCCCGGCCAGGCCCTTGGAGTTGCGCTTGGACAGCTTGAGCCAGTCATCCAGGAAGCCGATGAAGCCATAGCCCAGCGTCAGCAGCAGCATCACCCAGACGGCGCGGCTCTTCAGGTCCGCGAACAGCAGCGTGCCCGCCGCGATGCACAGCAGGATGAGCGCGCCGCCCATGGTGGGCGTGCCCTTCTTCTTCTGGTGCGAATCCGGCGTGTCCTCGCGCACGTTGCTCTGCCCGTGCTGCTTCAGCCGCAGCCGGGCGATGAGCCTGGGCCCGATGAGCATGCCCAGCAGGAGCGCGAAGACGCCCGCGGCGATGATGCGGAAGGTGGGGTAGCGCAGGAAGTTGAGGACGCGCCCCGCCTCGGAGTTCTGGATGACCTCGTACAGGAGGTACAGCACTAGTGGTTTCCTCCGGGGACGGCCGTGCCCGTCAGGGCGGCCACCACCCGTTCCAGCCGCATGCCGCGGCTGCCCTTCACCAGCACCACGTCCCCTTCGCGAAGCCGCGGCGACAACCACGCCATCAGCGGCTCCACCTCGGTGAAGTGGGCGGCGGATTCACCCATGGAAGCGGACTCCCACCCCTTCACGGAGCGGGGACCGAAAAACGCGGCCAGCGTCGCGTGCGAGGGGACCTGCCCGCCCAGGCGCGCGTGCTCCTCGAGCTCGCCCGGCCCCAGCTCCAGCATGTCCCCCAGCACCACCACCGCCCGGCCATTCGCGGGCACCAGCGTGCCCAGGGTTTCAAGCGCGGCGTCCATGGAGGCCGGGTTGGCGTTGTAACAGTCGTCAATGACTGTCACGCCGCGCTGCCCGTCCACCACGTTGAGCCGCCGCGAGTACGGCCGCGCCGACTCCAGGCCCCGCACGCACTCCTCCGGCGTGTAGCCCAGCGCCAGCGCCACCGCGAAGGCCGCCGTCGCGTTCTGCGCGTTGTGTGGCCCGATGAAGCTCAGCCGCACCGGCCACTCGCGGCCCAAGTGCCGCACCGTGGCCACCATGCCCTCGCGGCCCAGCGTCTTCACGTCCGCCAGGCGCACGTCCGCGTGCTCCGCCCGGCCGAACGTCAGCCGCCGCGCGGTGCTGCGCTCCGCCTGCGCGGGGATGAGCGCGTCATCCACGTTCACCACCACGGTGGTGCCGCGCCCCATCTCCTGGAACAGCTCGCCCTCCGCCGCCGCCACGCCCTCGAGGCTGCCCAGCCCTTCCAGATGCTCCGGCTGGACCACCGTGATGACGCCGGCGTCCGGCTGGACGATGCGCGCCAGCCGCTCAATCTCCCCCGGCTGGTTCATCCCCACTTCGATGACCGCCGCCACGTGGTGCGGCTCCAGCCGGAAGAGCGTCAGCGGGACGCCAATCTCGTTGTTGAGGTTGCCCTCGGTCTTCAGCGCCGGCCCGCGCGTGGCCAGGATGGCGCCCACCATCTCCTTGGTGGTCGTCTTCCCGTTGGAGCCGCCCACCGCGCACACCGGGATGCGGAAGCGCTGACGGTGGTGCCGGCCCAGCGCGCCCAGCGCCCGCAGGGTGTCCTCCACTTCATAGAGGACCAGCCCCTCGGGCAGCGCGGGCAGGGGGCGCCCGCGCGCCACCACCGCGCCGGCCGCCCCACCCTTCGCCGCGGCGTCCACGAAGGCGTGGGCGTCGAAGCGCTCACCCACCAGGGCCACGAACAGGCACCCGGGGGTGAGTGCCCGGGTGTCGGTACAGACGGTAGCGTAGGCGGCCCGGGCCGGGCCGCCACGCCGGGTCGCCCCGGTCGCCTGCACCACCTCTTCGTCGCTGAAGGAAGCTGCCATGGTGTGAGAGATGGGCGGGACGACGGGGCTTGGGGAAGCTCAGCCAGCGATGCGGTTGGCCAGCGCCTTCGCGGCCACCTGCCGGTCGTCGAACGCGAGCTTCTCCGCGCCGACCTGCTGGTACGTCTCGTGGCCCTTGCCCGCGATGAGGACGACGTCGTCCGCGGTCGCCAGGCTGATGGCCTGCTCGATGGCCGCGCGGCGGTCCGCGTCCACCAGGTAGCCCTTCTCACCGCTCTTCGCCTTGGCGGCGGAGATGCGGCGCAGGCCGCTCTTCTCGATGCCCGCGGTCACCTGGGAGATGATCTCATCCGGGTCCTCGGTGCGGGGGTTGTCGCTCGTCACGACGGCCAGGTCCGCGCCCTCGCCCGCCACCGCGCCCATCAGCGGGCGCTTGCCCTTGTCCCGGTCCCCGCCGCAGCCGAACACCGCGATGACGCGGCCCTTGGCCATGGCGCGCGCCGCCTCGATGGAGCGCTTGAGCGCGTCATCCGTGTGCGCGTAGTCCACCAGCACCGCGGGGGCGCCGGACGGACCGTAGTTCTCCACGCGCTCCATGCGGCCGGCCACCGGCATCATCCGCTCGACGCCTTCCTGCACGTCGCGCCGCGCGAAGCCCGCGCCCAGGCCAATGCCCACCGCCAGGAGGATGTTCTCCAGGTTGTGGGGCCCCAGCAGCTTGCTCTTGAGCGGGATGTCACCGGCGGGCGTCTTCAGCACGCCCTTGATGCCCTGGAGCGAGAAGCTCACGTCGGCCGCGGAAATCTCCCCGGAGCCCTGACGGCTGAACTTCCACGCCATCCGCTTCTGGCCGCGCTGCTCGTTGTAGATGCGGCTGGCGTAGGTGTCGTCGCCGTTCACCACCGCCACGCCCGTGGCGGACAGGTTCTCCGCGAAGAGCTTCCGCTTGGACTGGAAGTAGTCCTCCATGTCCTTGTGGTAGTCCAGGTGGTCGCGGCTCAGGTTGGAGAAGCCCGCCGCCTTGAAGGTCAGCCCGTGCACACGCTCCTGCGCGAGCGCGTGGCTGGACACCTCCATGATGACCGTCTCCACCCCCGCGTCCACCATCTCCCGGAGGAGGCGGTGCAGCTCCAGCGGGTCCGGGGTGGTGTTCGCGCTCTCCACCGTCTTGCCGGCGAACTTGTACCCCAGCGTCCCGATGACCCCCGTGGACGCGTACGTCGCGGTGCTCATGGCCTCCAGCAGGTAGCTGGTGGTGGTCTTCCCGTTCGTCCCGGTGATGGCGAGCAGCGTGAGCTGGTCCGCCGGGCGGCCGTGGAAGTTGGCCGCGATGAGCGCCAACGCCTTTCGGGCACTGCCCACCTTGAAGAAGGGCACCTGCGAGGACGGCACCGGCTTCTCCGACACCACCGCCACGGCGCCACGGGACACGGCTTCACCGATGAACTGGGCCCCATCCTCCTTCGTGCCAGGAATGGCGACGAACAGGTCTCCCGGCTTCACACGCCGCGAGTCCTGCGTCACACCGGTGACGTCAACCGCGGAACGGCCGCCCGAGGTCTGCTCGGCACCACATCCTGCGAGGACATCCGTCAGCTTCATCTCTTCCCCTTCACACGCATTGCAAGAGCGGGGCCTGGAGCGGACGCGGCCTTATTGCCGCGCGGCGAGCTCCAGCGTCACCCGGGCCCCCTTCTCCACCAGTGAACCGGCGGCGGGGGTTTGAGATACCACGCGTCCACTGCCCAACACCTGTGGCTCTAGCGCCGCGGCGAGCAGCTTCACCACGGCCTCACGTCCTACTTCGCCCTGGAGGTCCGGCACACGTACCGTGCCGGGCTCAGGGGTCTCCGTCACCGCGTCCGCCAGCGCCGTCCGGGCGGCACCAGGGGCCTTCGCCCCCGGCTTCGCCGCGGCAGGCGCGGGGGACACGGCGGCCACGGCCACCTCGGGTGCCACCGTCCGGGACGGGGGCACGGCCAGGTGGGCCATGGCGGCGGTCGCAATCTCCTTGAAAGCAGGGGCAGCCACGAGCCCCCCGTATACGTCCGTCTTCGGTTCGTCCACTACGACAAGAATCACGGCGCGAGGAGACTCGGCCGGTACCACGCCAACAAAGGAGGCGATCCGCTTGTCCGAATACCCCCGTGCCACCGGATCCGCCTTCTGCGCGGTGCCCGTCTTGCCGGCCACCCGGTAGTCCTCCATGGCGGCCTTGGGGGCCGTCCCTCCCTTGACCACCACGCTTTCGAGCATGCCCACGACCTGCCGGGCGACCTTCGAGGAAACCACCCTCCGCAGCTCCGTGGGGCGGTTTTCCAGCAGAACCACGCCGTCCGGGTCCACCACCTTCGACACCAGGTAGGGCCGCATCAGCACGCCATCGTTGGCCAGCGCACCATAGGCGGCCGCGATCTGCACCGCGGTGGCCGTCATGCCCTGGCCGAAGGACTGGGTGGCCAGGGAGACCTCCGCCTTCGGGTATGGCAGCACGCCGCGCCCCTCGCCCGGCAGGGACAGGCCGGTGCGCTCGGCGAAGCCGAAGGCGTGGTAGCCCTTCACGAACTTCTCCCGCCCCAGCGCCTGGGCGATCTTCGCCATGCAGATGTTGGAGGACACCTGGAGGATGCCCTGCGGGGTGAGCCAGCCGTAGGAGTGGGTGTCGTTGATGGTGTGGCGGCCCACGCGCCAGGCGCCGTTCTCACAGAAGAACAGGCTGTCGGCGGTGATGGCCTTCTCTTCCAGCGCGGCGGCCACCACGAAGGCCTTCAGCGTGGAGCCGGGCTCGAAGGTGTCCAGGGCGGCGCGGTTGCGCATGCCGGCGCGCGAGCTGGACTCCGGCGTGTTGGGGTTGAAGCGCGGGTGGTTGGCCACGGCGAGCAGCTCGCCCGTGCGCGGGTCCAACACCACCGCCATGCCGGCCACGGCCTTGGCGTCCTCCACCGCCTTGCTGAGCGACTTCTCCGCGACGTATTGGATGTGGCGGTCCAGCGTGAGGGTGACGGCGGCGCCCTGGCGCTGGAGCGGATCCAACGCGCCCTGCACCAGCAGCTTGCGGCCCTTGGCGTCACGGAAGCCGGAGGTGGAGGAGGTCTGCCCGGACAGCTCGTCCTGGAAGGCCAGCTCCAGGCCCTCCAGGCCGCGGCCGTCCATGCCCACCGTGCCCACCACGTGCGCGCCCAGCTCGCGCTGCGGGTAGAAGCGCTTGGGCTCCTTGGAGAAGCCCAGGCCCGGCAGCGCCAGCGCCTTCACCGCGGCGACCTCGGCGGGCTTGGCCTGGCGCTTCACCCAGGCGAAGCGCCGGGCCCGGGCCAGGCGCGCGCCCAGCTCGCCGGGGTCCAGCTTCAGCGCCCGGGCCAGCGCCCGGGACGCGGCCTTCACGTCGGGCAGCATGGAGGGGTCCACCCAGATGGAGTCCACCTCCACGCTCTGGGCCAGCGGCGTGCCGCGCCGGTCGAAGATGTCGCCGCGGCGGGCCGGAATCTCGATGTGCCGGACGTACTGGTCCTGCGCCAGGCCGCGCAGCTTCTCCTGCTCGAAGACCTGGAGCTGCACCGCGCGACCGAAGGCGACGCCCAGCAGCATCAGGAACAGCCCGAACAGGAGCCGTACCCGCAGCTTCAGCCACTTCGCGTTGGGCTCGGGAGCCCGCGCCGCCTTGAAGTCCCTCACCGGCCCGCTCCGGCGCGGCCCGCCACGCGGACGCTCGGCTGCCGCGCGGCGGGGTCCACCGCCTCGGCGCGCGCGCCGTCGCCCCGCGCCGGCTTCTCCGCCGACAGCGACACCACGGCGCCGCCGCGCGGCATGGCCATGTCGAGCTGCTCACGCGCCACACGCTCCAGCCGGCCCGGCGCCTTGAGCGTGGCCAGCTCCAGCTTCAGGCGGTCGTTCTCCCGCGTGAGGACGCGGCTCTCCGCCTCCTCGCGCGACAGGCGGTAGCCCATGTCCACCACCAGCACCCGGCTGGAGACGTGCAGGATGCCCACCGCCGAGAAGAGGGCGAAGAGGCACACGGCCGGCAGCAGGTGCAGCAGCACGCCGCCCACCGTCACGGAGGAACGCAACGCCGAAACCCGGGAGTGCACCTTGCTCATCGGACTTTCTCCACCACGCGCAGGTGCGCGCTGCGAGAACGGGGATTGGCCTCGACCTCCGCCTCGGAGGCGGCCACGGCCTTCTTCGTCACCAGCGCGAAATCCCCCACCCCGCTGCACACGCACACGGGCAGGCCCGGCGGACAGGTGCAGCCCCCCGCCAGCGCGCGGAACGCCTCCTTCACCTTCCGGTCCTCCAGGGAGTGGAAGGCGATGACGGCGGCGCGGCCCCCCACCTTGAGGAGCCCGGGGATGGCGGCCAGCAGCGCGTCCAGCGCCTCCAGCTCGCCGTTGACGGCCATGCGCAGCGCCTGGAAGGTCCGGGTGGCCACGTGGATGCGGTGGGGCCACGCCTTGCGCGGCACCGCCCGCTTCACGACCTCGGCGGCCTCCAGGGTCCGCGTGGGCAGCGCCTTCTTCAGCTCGCGGGCGATGGGCCGCGCGAAGGGCTCCTCGCCGTAGTCCTTGAGGATGCGGACCAGCTCGCGCTCATCGGTTTCGGCGATCAGCTCCGCCGCCGTCGGGCCGTCCGGGCCCATGCGCATGTCCAGCGGGCCGTCCTTGTTGAAGGAGAAGCCGCGCTCGGCCACGTCCAGTTGGGGCGACGACACGCCCAGGTCCACCAGCACGCCGTCCACGGGCAGCAGGTCCGCGGCGACGCGGGGCAGCTCGGCGAAGTTCCCGGCGCGG
Proteins encoded in this window:
- the mraY gene encoding phospho-N-acetylmuramoyl-pentapeptide-transferase, which gives rise to MLYLLYEVIQNSEAGRVLNFLRYPTFRIIAAGVFALLLGMLIGPRLIARLRLKQHGQSNVREDTPDSHQKKKGTPTMGGALILLCIAAGTLLFADLKSRAVWVMLLLTLGYGFIGFLDDWLKLSKRNSKGLAGRKKMVLQTCFFLVAVFGLLTTWTLPDGSFGPTLLINTRLTLPFIPTRWFNPDLGWFYVVFAWIVVVGTSNAVNLTDGLDGLAIVPTIVSAITFAVLCYVAGTTLSIADSETVDGVSRLVATPLYQYLGVLQVPGGAELAVFCAAIVGAGISFLWFNTYPASVFMGDIGSLALGGALGGLAMLSKNEVVSAIIHGIFFAEILSVMIQVTSFKMTGKRVFKMAPVHHHFELKGMAEPKIIVRFWIVSILCGGVALLSLKLR
- a CDS encoding UDP-N-acetylmuramoyl-tripeptide--D-alanyl-D-alanine ligase, whose amino-acid sequence is MAASFSDEEVVQATGATRRGGPARAAYATVCTDTRALTPGCLFVALVGERFDAHAFVDAAAKGGAAGAVVARGRPLPALPEGLVLYEVEDTLRALGALGRHHRQRFRIPVCAVGGSNGKTTTKEMVGAILATRGPALKTEGNLNNEIGVPLTLFRLEPHHVAAVIEVGMNQPGEIERLARIVQPDAGVITVVQPEHLEGLGSLEGVAAAEGELFQEMGRGTTVVVNVDDALIPAQAERSTARRLTFGRAEHADVRLADVKTLGREGMVATVRHLGREWPVRLSFIGPHNAQNATAAFAVALALGYTPEECVRGLESARPYSRRLNVVDGQRGVTVIDDCYNANPASMDAALETLGTLVPANGRAVVVLGDMLELGPGELEEHARLGGQVPSHATLAAFFGPRSVKGWESASMGESAAHFTEVEPLMAWLSPRLREGDVVLVKGSRGMRLERVVAALTGTAVPGGNH
- a CDS encoding UDP-N-acetylmuramoyl-L-alanyl-D-glutamate--2,6-diaminopimelate ligase, producing MKLTDVLAGCGAEQTSGGRSAVDVTGVTQDSRRVKPGDLFVAIPGTKEDGAQFIGEAVSRGAVAVVSEKPVPSSQVPFFKVGSARKALALIAANFHGRPADQLTLLAITGTNGKTTTSYLLEAMSTATYASTGVIGTLGYKFAGKTVESANTTPDPLELHRLLREMVDAGVETVIMEVSSHALAQERVHGLTFKAAGFSNLSRDHLDYHKDMEDYFQSKRKLFAENLSATGVAVVNGDDTYASRIYNEQRGQKRMAWKFSRQGSGEISAADVSFSLQGIKGVLKTPAGDIPLKSKLLGPHNLENILLAVGIGLGAGFARRDVQEGVERMMPVAGRMERVENYGPSGAPAVLVDYAHTDDALKRSIEAARAMAKGRVIAVFGCGGDRDKGKRPLMGAVAGEGADLAVVTSDNPRTEDPDEIISQVTAGIEKSGLRRISAAKAKSGEKGYLVDADRRAAIEQAISLATADDVVLIAGKGHETYQQVGAEKLAFDDRQVAAKALANRIAG
- a CDS encoding penicillin-binding protein produces the protein MRDFKAARAPEPNAKWLKLRVRLLFGLFLMLLGVAFGRAVQLQVFEQEKLRGLAQDQYVRHIEIPARRGDIFDRRGTPLAQSVEVDSIWVDPSMLPDVKAASRALARALKLDPGELGARLARARRFAWVKRQAKPAEVAAVKALALPGLGFSKEPKRFYPQRELGAHVVGTVGMDGRGLEGLELAFQDELSGQTSSTSGFRDAKGRKLLVQGALDPLQRQGAAVTLTLDRHIQYVAEKSLSKAVEDAKAVAGMAVVLDPRTGELLAVANHPRFNPNTPESSSRAGMRNRAALDTFEPGSTLKAFVVAAALEEKAITADSLFFCENGAWRVGRHTINDTHSYGWLTPQGILQVSSNICMAKIAQALGREKFVKGYHAFGFAERTGLSLPGEGRGVLPYPKAEVSLATQSFGQGMTATAVQIAAAYGALANDGVLMRPYLVSKVVDPDGVVLLENRPTELRRVVSSKVARQVVGMLESVVVKGGTAPKAAMEDYRVAGKTGTAQKADPVARGYSDKRIASFVGVVPAESPRAVILVVVDEPKTDVYGGLVAAPAFKEIATAAMAHLAVPPSRTVAPEVAVAAVSPAPAAAKPGAKAPGAARTALADAVTETPEPGTVRVPDLQGEVGREAVVKLLAAALEPQVLGSGRVVSQTPAAGSLVEKGARVTLELAARQ
- a CDS encoding cell division protein FtsL, which translates into the protein MSKVHSRVSALRSSVTVGGVLLHLLPAVCLFALFSAVGILHVSSRVLVVDMGYRLSREEAESRVLTRENDRLKLELATLKAPGRLERVAREQLDMAMPRGGAVVSLSAEKPARGDGARAEAVDPAARQPSVRVAGRAGAGR
- the rsmH gene encoding 16S rRNA (cytosine(1402)-N(4))-methyltransferase RsmH, producing the protein MAALDFQHQTVLLREAVELLRPADGRVIIDGTLGGGGHSEALLASGATVVGVDRDPVALAAATSRLGANPRFQGRAGNFAELPRVAADLLPVDGVLVDLGVSSPQLDVAERGFSFNKDGPLDMRMGPDGPTAAELIAETDERELVRILKDYGEEPFARPIARELKKALPTRTLEAAEVVKRAVPRKAWPHRIHVATRTFQALRMAVNGELEALDALLAAIPGLLKVGGRAAVIAFHSLEDRKVKEAFRALAGGCTCPPGLPVCVCSGVGDFALVTKKAVAASEAEVEANPRSRSAHLRVVEKVR